One Trichormus variabilis 0441 genomic window, AGCTCCTCAGTAAAAAACCAGATCCCGAACTTCTCCAAGAAGTCCGAAATCTAGACAACTCGAATTGCAGAAAATCCCTGTTACCTTGACAATATAGAGCAAACTTGAAAACTAAAGGAAAAAGTAGTGAGCCAATCTTCCTTAAACCGCAGATTAATCCAGCTTCTAGGCGTGATTCTAGGCATTGGTATAGCTATCTGGCTGCTAAGAGGCTTTGGTATTCTCACCTTTATTCCTGGCGGAGTAATTTTATTATTTTTTCTGGCGGCGATCGCGATCGGTCTAATTGCTTATGCTCAAAAAACTTGGTGGCGTTTTTAATATAGGGGTGTAGGGGTTTAGGGGTTAGAAGAAGAACGGTATTAATAAGGTATCTTGACTTAAATTATTAGTTGTTTCCTCTACACCCTTACACCCTCACACCCTTACACCCTCACACCCGGTCTCAACAAAAAATCTAGGTGCGTAATTCCTAGCTAAATCAAAACTTAAAGTAGCTAAAATGTAGAGATGTGATATAGTATCTCTCTTACTTACCCTTGGTTTATGGGACTGCCAATTGTTGCAATTATCGGTCGCCCAAATGTGGGCAAATCAACCCTGGTTAATCGTCTCGCCGGGGAACAAACGGCGATTGTCCACGATGAACCGGGTGTGACACGCGATCGCACTTACTTACCAGCCTACTGGAGCGATCGGGAATTTCAAGTAGTAGATACAGGCGGCTTAGTCTTTAACGATGACACAGAATTCTTGCCCCTGATCCGCCAACAAGCATTAGCTGCCCTCCACGAAGCCAGCGCGGCTATTTTCGTTGTTAATGGTCAAACAGGCCCCAATTCGGCAGATGAAGAAATTGCCGAGTGGTTACGCCAACAACCAGTACCAGTCTTCTTGGCAGTTAACAAATGCGAATCCCCAGACCAGGGATCGATTCAAGCCTCCGAATTTTGGGAACTGGGACTAGGAGAACCTTACCCAATCTCTGCGATTCATGGCAACGGTACAGGCGAATTACTCGACGAACTCATTAAACACCTTCCTCCGACTACAGAATTAGAAGAAAATAACGAAATCAAAATTGCCATTATTGGCAGACCAAATGTTGGCAAATCAAGTTTATTAAACGCTTTTGCTGGGGAGGAACGGGTAATAGTCAGCCCCATTTCTGGGACAACCCGTGATGCGATCGATACTTTTATCGAACGAAATGGGCAGAACTACCGTCTCATCGATACAGCCGGGATTCGCAAAAAGAAAAGCATTGACTATGGTACGGAATTCTTTAGTATTAACCGTGCTTTTAAAGCCATTCGCCGCGCCGATGTAGTTTTGTTGGTCATAGATGCCTTGGATGGTGTCACCGAACAAGACCAAAAGCTAGCAGGCAGAATTCTCGATGAAGGTAAGGCTTGTGTCGTCGTCGTCAATAAATGGGATGCCGTTGAAAAAGACTCCTATACTATCTACGACTATGAGAAAAATCTGGAAGCACGGCTACATTTTACAGAATGGGCTGACACTATCTACGTCAGTGCGGTCACAGGACAACGGGTAGAAAAGATTTTAGAGTTGGTGACTAAAGCCAATGAAGAACACAAACGCCGCGTTAGCACATCAGTGATTAACGAAGTTCTGGAAGACGCAGTTAGTTGGCACTCTCCCCCAACCTCTCGCGGCGGTCGCCAAGGGAGAATTTACTACGGTACACAAGTCAGCACTCAACCACCCACCATTGCCTTATTTGTCAACGAGGCTAAACGCTTTAACGACAACTACCGTCGTTACATTGAAAGGCAATTCCGCCAACAATTAGGCTTTAAAGGGACTCCCATTCGCTTACTGTGGCGCAGTAAAAAAGTTAGAGATGTGGAAAGCGGTAGCGCCAATCGGGCAACTCGCGTTTAAGATTTGTCAATGGTCATTAGTCATAAGTCATTGGTCATTAGTCCTTAGTGTTTAGCTATGAACTGTTGACTATTGACTATGAACTATTGATTATGAACTATTGACTATGGACTATTGACTATGGACTTACTGCGATCGCTACCTTTAGGATTATACTTAGAACAACCGCAAACTTGGCTACATAAACTCGATCCGCGAGTCAAGTTTATCTGGTTGATGAGTTTTCTTACCAGCTATAGTTTTGCCAATAACTTCTGGCGTGTACTACTGGTAGCATTATTAATCCTTTTTACTGTCATTGCCAGAATACCCAGGCGAGTGTGGCAACAGCAGATGGGTTGGTTGCTAACATTATCATTTTTTGTGTTGGCGATCGCTGCCATTAGTCCTGATGGATTGGGTGTAGACTATCAATCACGCCTACCAGCTAACCCGCAAGTTTTAACCCAGCCAGCTAATACGAATAATCCTGCAATAGCCACAGAACAATTAAAAAGCAGTAAAAGCTATACTTACGTGCTGTTTCACAAAGGCCCGGTGAAAGTAACTCGCCGTTCTTTAGATTTAGCGGTGCGCCTAAGTACAATTATATTCACTGTTATCTACAGCACCAATTTATATCTATTGACAACCGCACCAGAGGAAATTACAGCTGGTGTAGAAAGCCTCATGCAGCCTCTACGACGATTCAAAATACCTGTAACTGAAATTACCTTGACTTTAACTTTATCCTTGCGTTTTATTCCCTTAGTCTTAGAAGAAGTGCAGAACTTAGTCCGTTCTGTTATGACTAGGGCGATTAACTGGAAAAAATTGGGCTTAAAAGGTGCAGTTAAAGTTTGGTTGATTGTCGCCGAGAGACTGTTAGAAAATTTGCTATTAAGGGCATCACAAATGGCCAGCGCCATGATGGTACGCGGTTTTACCAGTCCCAACGAACATCGAGTCCCTTGGCACGAGCTACGCTTAAAATTATGGGATTGGTTAGCGATCGCCTCTTTAACCATATTCTGGGGAATCAGAGTGGTCTTTGGCAATCAAATTTAATAGCAGCTAGGAGAAGACACAGGGAAGCAACTGACAACTGACAACTAAACTAATGACCAATTACAAATTTCCTCTAAAACTGTAGCAATGCAGACTGTTGTTAGGAACAGTTATTAGGAGAATGCGCCTGTGGGCTATTTTGCTCCAACAAACGATAATTATGGCAACATGGAGAGAAGTTAGAGTAAACAGCAGTATGAGAGTCTGTGCCTACAACTTCAGAGGGCGCATCCCCATGTCACTGGACACCGCAAACAAACGCATCAGGGATTTTCAGCGTTGTCGATAATTTTTCTATTCCCCTGCTTCTCCGCAATTGCTCCCCTACCTCTTCTCTTAGCATCTTCTACCTACAGGGATGAGATCAAGGTCTTTACAAGCTCCATTTAAGGGTAAAATTTGCTGATTCTCACCTGACTTTATGCAAATATTCCGGCACAAGAGGTATTATTGTCCGAATATTTGTCTTTCACTGCGAAAAAAAATTATAGATTCTCCTACTCGATTGATAGATGAATCCAGAAAACTCGGAAACCTACATAAATCACCCTACTTGGGGTTTGCTATATCGGATCTGCATGGTTGATGAAAGCCAGGATCTGTTCACAACACTTTACGCTCAACGCTTATTCTTTCTAGTAGGGAATGACATTAAAGCTATAAAGTTTCAACCGATAGGACGCACTGAGGCAAGAATGTTGTTAGAAAATCGCTTGCGTAATTTGCGCCGCAATGGTCAATCACAGGAGTACGATCAGCTTCAGAGTGTTTTCCAACGCACCTTCCAATGATTAGTTCGATCAACGAACGTATTACTCACATTCGGGCTTCCCTACCGCCTTCAGTCAGGCTAATTGCTGTCACAAAGCAAATGCCGACTGAAGTTATTCGTGCTGCTTATGCTGCTGGTGTCCGCGATTTTGGCGAAAATCGTATCCAAGAAGCTGCTAGTAAGCAAGCCCAGTTACAAGACTTACCAGATATTACTTGGCACTTTATTGGACATTTGCAAGCGAACAAAGCCAAAAAAGCTCTAGAACAATTTCAATGGATTCACTCTGTAGATAACTTGAAACTAGCACAGCGTTTAGACCAATTAGCGCAACAGCTAGGAGTCAATCCTCAAGTTTGTCTACAGGTGAAAATCCTCCCAGATCCCAATAAGTCTGGTTGGAGTGTACCAGAACTGCTGGCAGATTTACCCGCACTCAACCAGTGTAAAACTTTACAAATTCAGGGTTTAATGACAATTCCACCTTTTGGTTTAAATGATGCGAAAATTCTTCATGTATTTAATAGCACTTCCAAATTAGCAGAAGATATTGCTGAACAAAACTGGGATCATATTCACATGGAGCAGTTATCGATGGGTATGTCAGGGGACTACCAACTTGCAGTACAAGCTGGAGCAACGATGGTACGATTGGGAACCATATTATTTGGCCAGCGTACTTAAGACATATTACTCAGATTTTTTTTCTAGTATCAAATAGCCCTGGGTATGAATTACGGACAATAATTTTCTATACCAGTGTAATAAATTACAAAATTTTTACTGTAAACAAAAGTAAATAATCACGAGAAAGCACTAAAAATAACTTTAGTCAACTTTCTTTCGGATAATTGTTGGGATATAATCTTGACTCAATTATTGTATCTAGGTTAATGTACAGGCGTTCCCAATAGCGCCAGTCCATTGCCAATAGCAGTAGTAGATGCTACAAATAGCGATAAAATTAATAGGCTATTTGCCCTTTGTAGCTAGTTAAACAGCTACATCAACGATTAACCGGATAGTTAGAGGCAATTTGCAGAAGGAGTGCAACTAATATGAACAATATATTTTCTAAACTGCGAGACTTTGTTGGTCTCAATGAGCAGGTAGAATACGAGTACTACGAAGAAGAAGCAGATACAGATAACTACCAAAACCTGTATCAACAAGAAAATCCCCAACCAGCACCAGCAGAGGCTGCCCCAAACAATCGACGTTGGCGCGAACCCATGACTACAATGGGTGATGACGTAGCAACAGGAACAAAATCTGCGATGGGGAATGTGATTGGTATGCCAGGAGCAATTAACGGGATTTCTGAAGTATTAGTGCTTGAACCTCGTACATTTGAAGAAATGCCCCAGGCGATTCAAGCATTGCGCGAACGTAAATCAGTAGTGCTGAACTTGACCATCATGGACCCAGATCAAGCACAAAGAGCTGTTGATTTTGTTGCAGGTGGAACCTACGCGCTAGATGGACATCAAGAACGTATTGGCGAAAGTATCTTTTTGTTTACCCCCAGCTGTGTGCAAGTTAGCACCCAAGGTGGAGTTATTCATGAAGTACCCCAACCCCCAGCACGTCCAGCACGTCCGGCTTCAACTAATCCACCAGCTTGGGGCAACGAAACCAACCGGATGGCACAATAAAGTTAAATTAGTCATTAGTCCATAGTCAAGAGTCCAAATTAGAAAATTTTTGACTATTGACTATTGACTATTGATTAACGAATAACGACTAACGACTAATGACTATAAAATTTGGTTTAATTGGTGGCGGGGTAATGGGAGAAGCGCTCTTATCCCGCCTTATTGCGCGGGGAATTTATCAACCATCAGAAGTCATAGTCAGCGAACCGCAAACAGCGCGACAAGCTTTTTTACAGCAAAAATATCATGTGGGTGTGACTACAGATAACAGTTTGGTATTCACACAAGCTCAAGACGTTGTATTCTTGGCGGTGAAACCACAAGTGTTTAGTGCGATCGCTCAAGAATTAGCAGATACAGTATTCACAGACCATTCCCCCCTTGTCGTCTCTATTCTCGCAGGGGTGTCTTTAAGCCAGCTAGAAGCGGCATTTCCCCAATCACCAGTCATTAGAGCTATGCCCAATACCCCAGCCACTGTAGGCGCAGGGATGACCGCTATCTGCTCTGGTGCATACACTTACGCCCAACACCAGAAATTGGCGCAACAAATTTTTTCGGCAGTGGGGGAAGTAGTCGAAGTTTCCGAAAGTTTGATGGATGCAGTCACTGGGCTTTCTGGTAGCGGCCCGGCTTATGTCGCTTTATTAGTAGAAGCCCTCGCTGATGGGGGAGTGGCATCCGGGTTACCTAGAGGAATTGCCAATCAACTGGCGTTACAAACTGTGCTAGGAACAGCCCAATTATTACACGAAAGTAAACTCCACCCAGCCGAACTCAAAGACCGAGTTACCAGCCCCGGTGGTACTACCATCGCGGGGATTGCCCAACTAGAAAAAGCGGGATTTCGTTCAGCCTTAATTGAAGCCGTCAAAGCAGCTACCTGGCGATCGCAAGAATTGGGCAAATAGTCCATAGTCTATAGTCCGTAGTCCATAGTCCATATTTTGAATTTAGACTGTTGACTAATGACCATTGACTATTGACTCTTAACTAATGTCGAAGTTGACAAAAGACTCGTTAATATAGTAAACAGTCTGGTTGAAAAATTAATTGAGTGAATTATCCCGCGCCGTCTCCCGAACTGGACTTAGGGTTGATATTTCCCTTTGATCTGGATCAGTTTCAAAAAGATGCGATCGCGTCCCTTAACGCGGGACGCTCTGTTGTCGTGTGTGCGCCCACAGGTTCGGGCAAAACTTTAGTAGGAGAATATGCCATTTATCGTGCTTTAGCACGGGGGAAGAGGGTGTTTTACACCACTCCCTTAAAGGCGTTATCTAATCAAAAATTACGTGATTTTCGTGAGAAATTTGGGTTTGAGCAAGTTGGACTGTTAACTGGTGATGCTTCCATCAACAGAGACGCGCCAATTTTGGTGATGACTACCGAGATTTTTCGGAATATGCTCTACGGTACACCAATCGGGCAAGTCGGTATCTCTCTTGTGGATGTGGAAGCGGTGGTACTAGATGAATGCCACTACATGAACGATCGCCAACGGGGTACAGTCTGGGAAGAGTCAATCATTTACTGTCCTCGTGGAGTACAGCTAGTAGCCTTATCCGCTACTGTCGCCAATAGTGACCAACTTACCGATTGGCTAAGTCGCGTCCACGGTCCCACTGATCTGATTTACTCTGATTTTCGCCCTGTACCCTTAGAGTTTCACTACTGCAATCCCAAGGGACTTTTTCCCCTGTTGAATGATAGCAAAACTAAAATTAATCCCCGTCTAGCCAATAGAGGTAAAAAACGGCAAGGGGATAGAGGCAAAAATGGCAGACCAGAAGCCCCCAGCCTTATCTACACTTTGAACCAGCTTCAACAAAGAGATATGCTGCCAGCGATTTATTTCATCTTCAGCCGTCGGGGATGTGATAAAGCCGTAGCGGAAGTGGGGGATTTATGGCTAGTTAATAACGAAGAATCCCAGATACTACGACGACAAATAGATGATTTTTTAGCTCGTAACCCCGAAGCCGGTCGTTCTGGACAAATAGCCCCCCTTTATCGAGGTGTTGCGGCTCACCATGCCGGGATTTTACCAGCTTGGAAAGTTTTGGTAGAAGAACTATTTCAACAAGGGCTGATTAAAGTCGTATTTGCCACAGAAACCTTGGCAGCCGGTATTAATATGCCTGCCCGGACAACGGTTATTTCCACCCTATCCAAACGCACCGACACCGGACACCGCCTCTTAAACGCATCGGAATTCTTACAAATGGCGGGTAGGGCTGGCCGTCGGGGGATGGATAAGCAAGGTCATGTGGTGACGGTGCAGACTCCTTTTGAAGGCTCAAAAGAAGCGGCCTATTTAGCTACATCCAAACCAGACCCCCTAGTCAGTCAATTTACCCCTAGCTATGGTATGGTTTTGAACTTACTGCAAACCCACACCATAGATGAAGCCAAGGAACTGATCGAACGCAGTTTTGGACAGTACATGGCGACTTTGCATTTAAGACCAGATTACGAAGAAATTGCGGCTTTAGAGGGGGAATTAGCCAAACTACAAGAGCAAATCAACGCCGTTGACGAAAGTGACATCCTTATCTATGAAAAATTACGGCAACGGTTGAAAGTAGAACGTCAGCTATTAAAGACTCTACAAGAACAAGCCCAGGAGGAGCGACAAGAACAAATTAAAATGCTCTTGGATTTTGCCATTTCGGGAACCCTGTTGAGTCTGAAGGGTAAAAACATTACAGCGTCTACACCCATAACAGCCGTCTTAGTTGGTAAAACCTCAGGTTCTACTCAATCTGCTTGCTTAGTCTGCTTGGGACAAGATAACCGATGGTATGTTGCCTCTACTGCGGATGTGGTTGATTTATATGCTGAATTACCACGGGTAGATGTGCCGCCAGATATCCTACCACCACCAGAATTGATACTCAAACCAGGG contains:
- the proC gene encoding pyrroline-5-carboxylate reductase, which translates into the protein MTIKFGLIGGGVMGEALLSRLIARGIYQPSEVIVSEPQTARQAFLQQKYHVGVTTDNSLVFTQAQDVVFLAVKPQVFSAIAQELADTVFTDHSPLVVSILAGVSLSQLEAAFPQSPVIRAMPNTPATVGAGMTAICSGAYTYAQHQKLAQQIFSAVGEVVEVSESLMDAVTGLSGSGPAYVALLVEALADGGVASGLPRGIANQLALQTVLGTAQLLHESKLHPAELKDRVTSPGGTTIAGIAQLEKAGFRSALIEAVKAATWRSQELGK
- the pipX gene encoding transcriptional coactivator PipX codes for the protein MNPENSETYINHPTWGLLYRICMVDESQDLFTTLYAQRLFFLVGNDIKAIKFQPIGRTEARMLLENRLRNLRRNGQSQEYDQLQSVFQRTFQ
- a CDS encoding energy-coupling factor transporter transmembrane component T family protein — translated: MDLLRSLPLGLYLEQPQTWLHKLDPRVKFIWLMSFLTSYSFANNFWRVLLVALLILFTVIARIPRRVWQQQMGWLLTLSFFVLAIAAISPDGLGVDYQSRLPANPQVLTQPANTNNPAIATEQLKSSKSYTYVLFHKGPVKVTRRSLDLAVRLSTIIFTVIYSTNLYLLTTAPEEITAGVESLMQPLRRFKIPVTEITLTLTLSLRFIPLVLEEVQNLVRSVMTRAINWKKLGLKGAVKVWLIVAERLLENLLLRASQMASAMMVRGFTSPNEHRVPWHELRLKLWDWLAIASLTIFWGIRVVFGNQI
- a CDS encoding DEAD/DEAH box helicase, with the translated sequence MNYPAPSPELDLGLIFPFDLDQFQKDAIASLNAGRSVVVCAPTGSGKTLVGEYAIYRALARGKRVFYTTPLKALSNQKLRDFREKFGFEQVGLLTGDASINRDAPILVMTTEIFRNMLYGTPIGQVGISLVDVEAVVLDECHYMNDRQRGTVWEESIIYCPRGVQLVALSATVANSDQLTDWLSRVHGPTDLIYSDFRPVPLEFHYCNPKGLFPLLNDSKTKINPRLANRGKKRQGDRGKNGRPEAPSLIYTLNQLQQRDMLPAIYFIFSRRGCDKAVAEVGDLWLVNNEESQILRRQIDDFLARNPEAGRSGQIAPLYRGVAAHHAGILPAWKVLVEELFQQGLIKVVFATETLAAGINMPARTTVISTLSKRTDTGHRLLNASEFLQMAGRAGRRGMDKQGHVVTVQTPFEGSKEAAYLATSKPDPLVSQFTPSYGMVLNLLQTHTIDEAKELIERSFGQYMATLHLRPDYEEIAALEGELAKLQEQINAVDESDILIYEKLRQRLKVERQLLKTLQEQAQEERQEQIKMLLDFAISGTLLSLKGKNITASTPITAVLVGKTSGSTQSACLVCLGQDNRWYVASTADVVDLYAELPRVDVPPDILPPPELILKPGQSSRGAKETMAIAQSIPDPQQSLHLSPEVAEQLSRTAAIQAQLEANPLHQSGNVSTVFKARARYVELEAELEEIQAQVEQQSQRYWEEFLNLITILQQFDCLDNLVPTALGQIAAAIRGENELWLGLALASGELNNLDPHHLAATIAALVTETPRPDSRVNFNLSPEIDDAWSRLQKTRRAVLKVQYRHGVALPVGLENRYIGLIALVEQWALGIEWVELCQNTTLDEGDVVRILRRSLDLLSQIPHVPNLPDVLQRNAYRAMQLIDRFPVNEVVE
- a CDS encoding cell division protein SepF, producing the protein MNNIFSKLRDFVGLNEQVEYEYYEEEADTDNYQNLYQQENPQPAPAEAAPNNRRWREPMTTMGDDVATGTKSAMGNVIGMPGAINGISEVLVLEPRTFEEMPQAIQALRERKSVVLNLTIMDPDQAQRAVDFVAGGTYALDGHQERIGESIFLFTPSCVQVSTQGGVIHEVPQPPARPARPASTNPPAWGNETNRMAQ
- a CDS encoding YggS family pyridoxal phosphate-dependent enzyme, producing MISSINERITHIRASLPPSVRLIAVTKQMPTEVIRAAYAAGVRDFGENRIQEAASKQAQLQDLPDITWHFIGHLQANKAKKALEQFQWIHSVDNLKLAQRLDQLAQQLGVNPQVCLQVKILPDPNKSGWSVPELLADLPALNQCKTLQIQGLMTIPPFGLNDAKILHVFNSTSKLAEDIAEQNWDHIHMEQLSMGMSGDYQLAVQAGATMVRLGTILFGQRT
- the der gene encoding ribosome biogenesis GTPase Der; translation: MGLPIVAIIGRPNVGKSTLVNRLAGEQTAIVHDEPGVTRDRTYLPAYWSDREFQVVDTGGLVFNDDTEFLPLIRQQALAALHEASAAIFVVNGQTGPNSADEEIAEWLRQQPVPVFLAVNKCESPDQGSIQASEFWELGLGEPYPISAIHGNGTGELLDELIKHLPPTTELEENNEIKIAIIGRPNVGKSSLLNAFAGEERVIVSPISGTTRDAIDTFIERNGQNYRLIDTAGIRKKKSIDYGTEFFSINRAFKAIRRADVVLLVIDALDGVTEQDQKLAGRILDEGKACVVVVNKWDAVEKDSYTIYDYEKNLEARLHFTEWADTIYVSAVTGQRVEKILELVTKANEEHKRRVSTSVINEVLEDAVSWHSPPTSRGGRQGRIYYGTQVSTQPPTIALFVNEAKRFNDNYRRYIERQFRQQLGFKGTPIRLLWRSKKVRDVESGSANRATRV